DNA from Prunus persica cultivar Lovell chromosome G6, Prunus_persica_NCBIv2, whole genome shotgun sequence:
CTCAAATTAGAAGTTAAACTAATACCAACAGAAACAGAGACTTCGTTTCGAACTCTTATCATCATTCGCTTACCTTCCGATTTTtccaaaagaagagaaaaaatcaTGTTGAATCAAAAAGCTGATGATGATGCCaatataactttttttttcaattgtttcttCTATTTAatactttcctttttctgttgCCGACACTCAAGAACATGCAACTTTGTAAAGTCtttcttatctttttaaacattaaataaataaaaaacaacttCGTAAAAcacataatatataataaaaattaaatactcaATAATTGGTGCATGAAGTACAAGTCGACAATTGACAATCATTTACTTTCTGAATTTTATCACCTCAACTCAACCTTATCACTTCCTTACCTTATTGGCTTTTAGTACTTCACTACTTCCACAAGTACTTTATGTTTGATCCCATTTTGTTTCCATAGTAGATAATGTCGTGTTTACAATTATTAagcggaaaaaaaaaaaaaaaacatttgaaattgaaacctcctagacaaaccaaaaaaaaaaaaacagaaaaacagagCTAACCTAGATGAATGATGAGTCAAATTCTAACAGTTCCTAGAAAATAATCTTGGCAAGATTTCCCAGAAATTTCCCTGATAAATTGATTAATATTCAGGTCAGAGGAACCACCATCTTCCACTGCTTTCTTTGCTGCTTCCTTCAACTCCAAAGCtctcttcttcatttctttaGCCCTTGGCCCATCCACAACCTCCTCAATGCATCTTCCCATTTCTTCTGAgccagcaatcccatcttccCCAACCCTAATTCTCACACCAACCCTAAACACATCAGCCAAAAGCTTGGCATTTGTGGGCTGATCAGTCCACTCTGGATAAACTACAACAGGCACACCAGAGGCAACAGTCTCAAGTGTAGAGCTCCACCCACCATGGGTCATGAAGCAAGCCACCGCCTTGTGCATAAGCACCTTCTCCTGAGAGCACCAATTGACCACCATGCCCCTCTCTCTGGTCTCTTCTAAAAACCCAGATGGCAATTCACCTAACTTCATCTTGGAGCCTTCCGTTGGGGCCTTTAGCACCCAAAGAAATGGTCTTTTGCTGGTTTTCAATGCCATGGCAATGTTGTCTATCTGAATTTGTGACAAAACAGTCACTCTGCCAAATGAGGCATAAATAACAGAGGAGATTGGCTGCTTGTTGAGCCATTCTATGCAGGAATCTTCAGCCTCCCACATGTCAATGTGAAGGGTATTGTTATCATCTTCTTCTGTTCTGCCCAGTATAAATGATGAGACCAATGGGCCAATTGGGCGAATTGGAATGAGTGAATCCATTGAGTCTTTGATGTCCTTCTCGAGCTCATAAAACGAATTGCCCAAAACCCAACTTGCCTTCTCTGAGCTCTGAACTGAATCTGATATCAGCTTCTTAAAATGGAAAGGGGTTGAAGGGAGGATAGTGCTAGGAAGATCATTGACTTCTAAATTTGGAATTCCAGGACAACCCAAAATCTCACTTGGGTTCATTTCAAAGTTAGGATCAAATGGGTTGATTTTTTTAGAGTATCTGTATAGAATAGAAAAGGTTGCACAAGATTGGTTCCAAAGCAAGGCACAAGGGATGCCAAGTTCAGCTGCTACATCAGCAACCCATGGAACAAAGGGGTTGAAAATTATGCAGGAAATTGTTAGTTTCTTGACGAAAGTGAGGTTTTTGATGAGGTTTGAGAGGTTTTTGGAACCTGAGATTTGAAGGGTGGTCAAGGCCTCTCCACCCTTCTCACGGTTGAATTCGGCGGTGAGCCCATCTGAGAAGAACTCAAGGTtgattttggggttttgggttgTGAACGTGTTGAAGTTTAAGTTTAAAAGGGTGTCTCTTGCAGTTTCAGTCATGGCGAGAGTGATAAAGACTCCCTTTGATGCAAGACATCTGGCGAACTTGAGCATAGGATTCATATGAGCTTGTAATGCCACGACCAAGAGAACACGTATTTCTTCTTTATCAGCCGccatgcctttttttttttcttttttttttttggtgagagagagctggagagagagagagagagagagagagagagagagtagcaAAACAATGGCTAGCTACTTAGCTACTTCAGCTTGAAGAAAACATGGGGTAGTGAGGGATTTAGGCAATGACAAGATCAAGATGTGGTCTTTTTTTATGCTAAGTGTCTAGTTTAAAAACTTAAACCACCTTCTTGTTTGGTAGGGCAGAGTATCCCTTTATATCTGTTCCCTTTTTGTATCTGGATGCCTCCTCCATCGGGTGGTCAGCCCTATTTTTTTGCCCtttatttcttaataaatGTTTTGAGGACAAAAGAAGAATATAGATTTTAATGCCTTGTATATCTGTGGGTAAAATACTGAGAGTAGCAAATCAGACGGCATTAGGGGAGTGAGATAACTGCGTTAAATACGATTTTGTtcggtttttaatttttgaggtGAAAAGCTGGATCGAACTGTGCTTACCCCTTACTTTTAACCCCAAAAAACTTGCTCTTAATGATAAAGTAATACCAAGTTACCAACTAATGTATTATCTAATGATAATTTTCTTCTCAATATTGAAAACAGTACGAATTTCAACATCAAAGCTAAGCTGTGTGTGAGGGTGACTTTGTGTACTGATATAGCTAGAGTGCGAGGAAAGAAAAGACAGTAGCAAAACGAATGGCTAGATAGATATAATCATATAACTAAAACAACATAAGGTCAAAGGCAGTGAAGGGACACTGATTAGGCAATGACTAGATGCCATATCATATTATATTACCCAGTTGCTTGATTATATCCTCCTTTATTTGGTAGGGCAGAATATCACTCATCTGTTGGCTATCTGCACTCTCGTTTTGGATCTGGATGCTTCCTTCCTTCATCGTTGGCCAcatgaatctctctctctctctctctctctctctttctctctcaataACTgattgaggcccaaaaaaattaaaacaaaaattgactGATGCAGATCCTCTACCTCCCTAGCGCAATAATCTTGCATGCTATATGCACGTATTTAATCTgtaacaaattaatttttttaaggacATCTCTAATCATCTTCCTtattttgtaactttaattattaCTTCGTCTATACACATTATGGAAAATAATCGTGacctttcttatatttttaatctctacaaaatgaaaaatgaagtgTTTTCCTCAATTATAATAAACTAGTCTCTTCACACGCGTTTTTGCTCCTGTGAGaggcttttttaaaaaaaaaattaaatttattttagaattaaaaaatataatgggtagttgtgttcaataaaaataggatcaattatctgatttttcttttaaatttttcttaaatatgaaaaagtgtgaatttaccatattatcttcatttaattaataatttcaattcttaatgtttgcattaatcaatggcattttcttgtattttaaatgtttcatcattctctaccttttgcttcatatatactagcctctctgtaAGCGCTTCCGCGCCTGAGAGAggcctttttaaaaaaaattaattttattttagaattaaaaataataatgggtagttgtgtttcataaatataggatccattatctgatttttcttttaattttaattttttttaatatgaaaaagtttgaatttaccatattattctcatttaattaatatttttaattcttaatggcattaaccaatgacattttctagtgttttgaatgtttcatcatcctatatcttttgctttatatatatagatatagattACATAAATAATTACTTTTTCTCTCCTTAAATTTAAAAGGCTTTTGAGGTCGGGTTGTTTATGAGGTTGGGCCCAAttgtctttatttttgggaGTAGTAGGGCTAGGGGTTTGCCATTTTGGGCTAACCTTTGTATTGCCTGGCCTTTGGGCCttattgtatttatttgtATCGTGATTGgcattgttttttcttcttccacatTCCTCTCTTGTAcataactttttctttgtctgAGTTTGCCAAAACTAGTTGAGTCCCACCTGTCATCATAAATTTTAGGGTTATTTATTGTAGACGTCCCTGAATTTGGCATCAATTTGTAATTGGGTTTGTGAACTTTTTTTTGAGGCAATTACATCCTTTAACTAGACAAACAGTTACAATTAGGTCATGCCGTCCAAATCTGTCAATTTGTCCGTCAAAATTAGGGGTAAAAGAGTCCTTTCAATTAGCATGGATGAACTGCTCCTTCTTCCAAAATTATTTACTGTGCTGGAGAAAAggtaaatttaaaacaaaaataataataacaagaacaaatatatcttaaagaataaaataacaaaaaattcaaaaacataaaaactagaacaagaacaatcgcaccaaacccagaaaaaggCACCCCCATCTCATCTTCCCCAACCCCCATCCCAACCTCCCCTTCCGCATACCCACCTCTGATGCTCAGCAGCAGCGGAAACTAGTGCACCCTGCCCACCCGATGACTGCCACAGCGACTGCGACTCCTCGTCCTCCATTGTTGACGACGGCAATGATTGTGTCATGACGTCATCGTTTCGGAGTCTCTCCTTTGCCGTTCGATCTCAACCTGTCGCTGCCCCCATAATGGACGACCTCGATTTATTCAAATTCGGTGAGGTTTGTGGTGATGATCATTCAATCCACCCATTTATGCCTCTAATTACCGTATGGATCTCAATAATGCtcctcctttttccttttttatttttttctgccCTTATTTTCTATGGAAgatcattaaaataaaataaaggaaatcTGGTACTCGGTGGTTGAGAAGaagaatttgagttttttcttttttgtttcttctggtATAGAAATAGCATCTGGGTTTTCATCTTCAACTTGATGGGTTTTAATTCCCCCTCTCTCCAAAGCTgaattggattttgttttgttcaaaACGATGAAAAGTCGAATATACCCCGAACAAGAAGATCACGTGACACTCACATGGTCAATCTCGACAGATTCTATTACGACATGACCTAATTGTAACTAATTATCTAATTAAAGAATGTAAttgcctttaaaaaaaaaattcacgaACCCAATTGCAACTGGGACCATAATTCAGGGGCGTC
Protein-coding regions in this window:
- the LOC18775086 gene encoding UDP-glycosyltransferase 84B2 — its product is MAADKEEIRVLLVVALQAHMNPMLKFARCLASKGVFITLAMTETARDTLLNLNFNTFTTQNPKINLEFFSDGLTAEFNREKGGEALTTLQISGSKNLSNLIKNLTFVKKLTISCIIFNPFVPWVADVAAELGIPCALLWNQSCATFSILYRYSKKINPFDPNFEMNPSEILGCPGIPNLEVNDLPSTILPSTPFHFKKLISDSVQSSEKASWVLGNSFYELEKDIKDSMDSLIPIRPIGPLVSSFILGRTEEDDNNTLHIDMWEAEDSCIEWLNKQPISSVIYASFGRVTVLSQIQIDNIAMALKTSKRPFLWVLKAPTEGSKMKLGELPSGFLEETRERGMVVNWCSQEKVLMHKAVACFMTHGGWSSTLETVASGVPVVVYPEWTDQPTNAKLLADVFRVGVRIRVGEDGIAGSEEMGRCIEEVVDGPRAKEMKKRALELKEAAKKAVEDGGSSDLNINQFIREISGKSCQDYFLGTVRI